The Schistocerca gregaria isolate iqSchGreg1 unplaced genomic scaffold, iqSchGreg1.2 ptg000728l, whole genome shotgun sequence genome window below encodes:
- the LOC126320569 gene encoding uncharacterized protein LOC126320569 isoform X1, which translates to MRVLSLHTKITNFAGTGDPGLQNGPLELSKFHLPHGITVNSLGELLVADTQNHCVRLIDPSSRLVFSLRDCKPVVDNEPDNPYSIVVSSNNSLFFSDYKKKSILVLPKQEHTTHVVFGPLSSSDPFSPRGLFLFQDQFLYFCDSANHAVYVLNLNNHHLDLVSGQPNVPGFQDGPVEKAAFNFPTHLLVTPEKTIYISDTGNHAIRKISRGRVVTITGSGKPGYLDGSVHRALFNFPHGLHYNPNTHNLLVADSGNSKIRLITKEQVYTLSSEVKPPGLSAIQKSLSVCQLNFPTCFASSACGDIYLSDTLNNCIRKIELPPELWTNHQPNLHVHPPRCHLSKRASVGLEPRSPPRLQIEPVAHSPKSPAREPSCQTKNDHAKKTFKTTCQSPSVPTRPISNPTYRLCIDQPSDASPRTFGFSCKLGLGPAGHVDDFVVGELKRLLGHPDDPPALQDALDTCGEYSRIAVRLSHATMFYKLIEKSYLQHQQNTQHSNNVPDTCSDYTIQMVLTKHKWHLHAPILYVRCPSLLLPHTALSFSLLSVSYDAIKAFFTYVYADIVPSIEVNWRLWLELRIVASTCCLVAFGRFCASTLLYLFKMHPLKPEEHIECLLYALDTNTLDVVKISVRTILERRGEFAESSLSPLLPYYEGVFAHLKEEVKKPDLAPAETHNFRSTLCTSLLDDFSLLLAFNQRSKHFQLPNPPPFVDVVLAVEDAHFPCHRCILAAQCRYFEREFLDFSRECRTWTLPKPGHEGHLSAVTVKSLLTYLYTGNLLFDASQSKEVLKSARYYEWIDESASDVAQQHLPLLNHCMRASIASLGEEDLLAELKWAVEANFDAYVVELGNAVRLHPSLLQHIEAEPQLFPRWVVEDAASTLHPRPDK; encoded by the exons ATGCGCGTACTTTCTCTCCACACCAAAATTACCAACTTCGCCGGGACTGGGGATCCCGGTCTCCAAAACGGTCCACTCGAACTCTCAAAATTCCACCTCCCTCACGGCATAACCGTTAACTCTCTAGGCGAACTTCTAGTCGCCGACACCCAAAACCATTGCGTCCGCCTCATCGACCCCTCCTCTCGCCTGGTCTTTTCCCTTCGAGACTGCAAACCCGTCGTCGACAACGAACCCGATAACCCCTACTCCATTGTCGTTTCGTCTAATAATTCCCTCTTCTTCTCAGACTACAAAAAAAAATCTATTCTCGTACTTCCTAAACAAGAACACACCACACACGTCGTCTTCGGCCCATTGTCCTCGAGCGACCCCTTTTCCCCCCGCGGCCTGTTCCTCTTCCAAGACCAATTCCTCTACTTCTGCGACTCTGCCAACCACGCCGTCTACGTGCTGAACCTCAACAACCACCACCTAGACCTCGTCTCTGGCCAACCCAACGTCCCAGGCTTCCAAGACGGCCCCGTCGAAAAAGCCGCCTTCAACTTCCCAACTCACCTCCTCGTCACCCCCGAAAAAACCATCTACATCTCCGACACCGGCAACCATGCCATTCGCAAAATCTCGCGCGGAAGAGTCGTCACCATAACGGGCTCTGGAAAGCCCGGATACCTAGACGGCAGCGTACACCGCGCCCTCTTCAACTTCCCACACGGCCTGCACTACAACCCGAACACCCACAATCTGCTCGTCGCGGACTCCGGAAACAGCAAAATCAGACTCATAACCAAAGAACAAGTCTACACTCTGTCCTCCGAGGTCAAACCACCTGGACTTTCTGCCATTCAAAAATCGCTCTCCGTCTGCCAGCTGAACTTTCCCACTTGCTTCGCCTCCTCAGCCTGCGGGGACATCTACCTGTCAGACACCCTAAACAACTGCATAAGAAAAATCGAACTCCCTCCCGAACTCTGGACGAACCACCAACCCAACCTGCACGTTCATCCACCTCGGTGCCACCTCTCCAAACGGgcaagcgtagggctcgaacccagaaGCCCGCCCCGTCTCCAAATAGAACCGGTCGCTCATTCCCCCAAATCGCCCGCTCGCGAGCCCTCCTGCCAAACAAAAAACGACCACGCAAAAAAAACCTTTAAAACAACCTGTCAAAGCCCCTCGGTCCCAACCCGCCCCATCTCAAATCCAACCTACCGCCTCTGCATCGACCAACCCTCGGACGCATCCCCCAGGACCTTCGGCTTCTCCTGTAAACTAGGCCTCGGGCCCGCCGGCCACGTCGACGACTTTGTCGTCGGCGAACTGAAGCGACTCCTCGGCCACCCCGATGACCCCCCAGCTCTCCAAGACGCGCTCGACACGTGCGGCGAATACTCGCGCATCGCGGTTCGACTCTCTCACGCCACCATGTTCTACAAACTGATAGAAAAGTCGTACCTGCAACACCAACAAAACACCCAGCACTCGAACAACGTCCCCGACACGTGCTCCGACTACACCATTCAAATGGTACTGACAAAACACAAGTGGCACCTTCACGCACCCATTTTATACGTACGCTGCCCCTCCCTGCTTCTGCCACACACGGCGCTGTCCTTTTCGCTTCTATCCGTCTCGTACGACGCGATAAAAGCGTTCTTTACCTACGTCTACGCCGACATCGTCCCGTCCATCGAGGTAAACTGGAGACTTTGGCTCGAACTCAGG ATCGTTGCTTCCACGTGCTGCCTCGTGGCTTTCGGGCGCTTCTGCGCGTCGACTCTACTCTATCTGTTCAAAATGCACCCCCTAAAGCCAGAAGAACACATCGAGTGTCTCCTGTACGCCTTGGATACAAACACCCTGGACGTGGTCAAAATTTCTGTGCGAACGATACTAGAGCGCCGAGGGGAGTTCGCGGAGAGTTCGCTGTCGCCCCTTCTTCCTTACTATGAGGGCGTCTTCGCGCACCTCAAGGAAGAAGTCAAAAAGCCAGATTTGGCACCGGCCGAGACGCACAATTTCCGGTCCACCTTGTGCACCAGTCTCCTAGACGACTTCAGCCTGCTCCTGGCGTTCAATCAACGTTCCAAGCACTTCCAACTGCCTAATCCGCCGCCGTTCGTAGACGTCGTGCTCGCCGTTGAGGACGCCCACTTCCCTTGTCACCGATGCATTTTGGCGGCCCAATGTAGATACTTCGAGCGCGAGTTCCTGGACTTTTCCCGCGAATGCAGAACGTGGACGTTGCCGAAGCCAGGACACGAGGGACACCTGTCCGCCGTCACGGTCAAGTCCTTGCTGACGTATTTGTACACGGGCAACCTGCTGTTCGACGCGAGCCAAAGCAAAGAGGTATTGAAGAGCGCCAGATACTACGAGTGGATAGATGAGAGCGCGTCGGACGTCGCTCAGCAGCACTTGCCCCTGCTCAACCACTGCATGAGAGCGTCGATCGCGTCGCTGGGCGAAGAGGACCTGCTGGCCGAACTGAAGTGGGCCGTCGAGGCCAATTTCGACGCGTACGTCGTCGAGCTGGGGAACGCCGTCAGGCTGCATCCGTCTCTTTTACAACACATAGAAGCGGAGCCTCAGCTCTTCCCACGTTGGGTAGTGGAAGACGCCGCGTCCACCCTCCATCCGCGTCCAGATAAGTAG
- the LOC126320569 gene encoding uncharacterized protein LOC126320569 isoform X2 has protein sequence MRVLSLHTKITNFAGTGDPGLQNGPLELSKFHLPHGITVNSLGELLVADTQNHCVRLIDPSSRLVFSLRDCKPVVDNEPDNPYSIVVSSNNSLFFSDYKKKSILVLPKQEHTTHVVFGPLSSSDPFSPRGLFLFQDQFLYFCDSANHAVYVLNLNNHHLDLVSGQPNVPGFQDGPVEKAAFNFPTHLLVTPEKTIYISDTGNHAIRKISRGRVVTITGSGKPGYLDGSVHRALFNFPHGLHYNPNTHNLLVADSGNSKIRLITKEQVYTLSSEVKPPGLSAIQKSLSVCQLNFPTCFASSACGDIYLSDTLNNCIRKIELPPELWTNHQPNLHVHPPRCHLSKRASVGLEPRSPPRLQIEPVAHSPKSPAREPSCQTKNDHAKKTFKTTCQSPSVPTRPISNPTYRLCIDQPSDASPRTFGFSCKLGLGPAGHVDDFVVGELKRLLGHPDDPPALQDALDTCGEYSRIAVRLSHATMFYKLIEKSYLQHQQNTQHSNNVPDTCSDYTIQMVLTKHKWHLHAPILYIVASTCCLVAFGRFCASTLLYLFKMHPLKPEEHIECLLYALDTNTLDVVKISVRTILERRGEFAESSLSPLLPYYEGVFAHLKEEVKKPDLAPAETHNFRSTLCTSLLDDFSLLLAFNQRSKHFQLPNPPPFVDVVLAVEDAHFPCHRCILAAQCRYFEREFLDFSRECRTWTLPKPGHEGHLSAVTVKSLLTYLYTGNLLFDASQSKEVLKSARYYEWIDESASDVAQQHLPLLNHCMRASIASLGEEDLLAELKWAVEANFDAYVVELGNAVRLHPSLLQHIEAEPQLFPRWVVEDAASTLHPRPDK, from the exons ATGCGCGTACTTTCTCTCCACACCAAAATTACCAACTTCGCCGGGACTGGGGATCCCGGTCTCCAAAACGGTCCACTCGAACTCTCAAAATTCCACCTCCCTCACGGCATAACCGTTAACTCTCTAGGCGAACTTCTAGTCGCCGACACCCAAAACCATTGCGTCCGCCTCATCGACCCCTCCTCTCGCCTGGTCTTTTCCCTTCGAGACTGCAAACCCGTCGTCGACAACGAACCCGATAACCCCTACTCCATTGTCGTTTCGTCTAATAATTCCCTCTTCTTCTCAGACTACAAAAAAAAATCTATTCTCGTACTTCCTAAACAAGAACACACCACACACGTCGTCTTCGGCCCATTGTCCTCGAGCGACCCCTTTTCCCCCCGCGGCCTGTTCCTCTTCCAAGACCAATTCCTCTACTTCTGCGACTCTGCCAACCACGCCGTCTACGTGCTGAACCTCAACAACCACCACCTAGACCTCGTCTCTGGCCAACCCAACGTCCCAGGCTTCCAAGACGGCCCCGTCGAAAAAGCCGCCTTCAACTTCCCAACTCACCTCCTCGTCACCCCCGAAAAAACCATCTACATCTCCGACACCGGCAACCATGCCATTCGCAAAATCTCGCGCGGAAGAGTCGTCACCATAACGGGCTCTGGAAAGCCCGGATACCTAGACGGCAGCGTACACCGCGCCCTCTTCAACTTCCCACACGGCCTGCACTACAACCCGAACACCCACAATCTGCTCGTCGCGGACTCCGGAAACAGCAAAATCAGACTCATAACCAAAGAACAAGTCTACACTCTGTCCTCCGAGGTCAAACCACCTGGACTTTCTGCCATTCAAAAATCGCTCTCCGTCTGCCAGCTGAACTTTCCCACTTGCTTCGCCTCCTCAGCCTGCGGGGACATCTACCTGTCAGACACCCTAAACAACTGCATAAGAAAAATCGAACTCCCTCCCGAACTCTGGACGAACCACCAACCCAACCTGCACGTTCATCCACCTCGGTGCCACCTCTCCAAACGGgcaagcgtagggctcgaacccagaaGCCCGCCCCGTCTCCAAATAGAACCGGTCGCTCATTCCCCCAAATCGCCCGCTCGCGAGCCCTCCTGCCAAACAAAAAACGACCACGCAAAAAAAACCTTTAAAACAACCTGTCAAAGCCCCTCGGTCCCAACCCGCCCCATCTCAAATCCAACCTACCGCCTCTGCATCGACCAACCCTCGGACGCATCCCCCAGGACCTTCGGCTTCTCCTGTAAACTAGGCCTCGGGCCCGCCGGCCACGTCGACGACTTTGTCGTCGGCGAACTGAAGCGACTCCTCGGCCACCCCGATGACCCCCCAGCTCTCCAAGACGCGCTCGACACGTGCGGCGAATACTCGCGCATCGCGGTTCGACTCTCTCACGCCACCATGTTCTACAAACTGATAGAAAAGTCGTACCTGCAACACCAACAAAACACCCAGCACTCGAACAACGTCCCCGACACGTGCTCCGACTACACCATTCAAATGGTACTGACAAAACACAAGTGGCACCTTCACGCACCCATTTTATAC ATCGTTGCTTCCACGTGCTGCCTCGTGGCTTTCGGGCGCTTCTGCGCGTCGACTCTACTCTATCTGTTCAAAATGCACCCCCTAAAGCCAGAAGAACACATCGAGTGTCTCCTGTACGCCTTGGATACAAACACCCTGGACGTGGTCAAAATTTCTGTGCGAACGATACTAGAGCGCCGAGGGGAGTTCGCGGAGAGTTCGCTGTCGCCCCTTCTTCCTTACTATGAGGGCGTCTTCGCGCACCTCAAGGAAGAAGTCAAAAAGCCAGATTTGGCACCGGCCGAGACGCACAATTTCCGGTCCACCTTGTGCACCAGTCTCCTAGACGACTTCAGCCTGCTCCTGGCGTTCAATCAACGTTCCAAGCACTTCCAACTGCCTAATCCGCCGCCGTTCGTAGACGTCGTGCTCGCCGTTGAGGACGCCCACTTCCCTTGTCACCGATGCATTTTGGCGGCCCAATGTAGATACTTCGAGCGCGAGTTCCTGGACTTTTCCCGCGAATGCAGAACGTGGACGTTGCCGAAGCCAGGACACGAGGGACACCTGTCCGCCGTCACGGTCAAGTCCTTGCTGACGTATTTGTACACGGGCAACCTGCTGTTCGACGCGAGCCAAAGCAAAGAGGTATTGAAGAGCGCCAGATACTACGAGTGGATAGATGAGAGCGCGTCGGACGTCGCTCAGCAGCACTTGCCCCTGCTCAACCACTGCATGAGAGCGTCGATCGCGTCGCTGGGCGAAGAGGACCTGCTGGCCGAACTGAAGTGGGCCGTCGAGGCCAATTTCGACGCGTACGTCGTCGAGCTGGGGAACGCCGTCAGGCTGCATCCGTCTCTTTTACAACACATAGAAGCGGAGCCTCAGCTCTTCCCACGTTGGGTAGTGGAAGACGCCGCGTCCACCCTCCATCCGCGTCCAGATAAGTAG
- the LOC126320570 gene encoding uncharacterized protein LOC126320570 isoform X2 → MSACLDAKWRAHLARSREGLAEQRGEGDGARSAAQEVYEKSTIFAVRQLMRDLEQLARSVVTEGAVGPAGLVAKVVEQWAWRPSPAAEASGGRVGSKDEKVILAWKKCVEEIEAMFQRGPAREERPAGDSPPSGSGGAGSTEEASTSSAAEEPARVDPLCHSLRATIENVGRLLDYARWRHLEIPREMYEDKEDHVRVTHIDTLSGRPPSRYTVVQLPGDASGSPSNGSGMRSAQGAKTTLYRFLETVESATDGLFFVSEQSESYLSKYLRSFRRLEVESLLSGKDCILFASDRAHEERHPSDGPSAEVEAVESSALELDERAQAPQPSGLYFTHTCSYRPRKLSFSLLSVFERCAFQFLLKYVLHVQPGRTETAVFSVTGSVIHKLVADAEGQAPASDAQVLDEASLEADAQKKVKDAVVKKLAKADSLTVGQALEKVKEPVIGSEIRAMTRTLKRVTIESQSNKKKSPSSVSYSERKFQVKVLDNVLLIGCWDRVNVTGEDVEIIEYKRVLKNSSKDEISKNMQLMLYAFAWWKMTGVIPKRIVLQQLLHKDLVFAHSPTREELEALEHKLYSV, encoded by the exons ATGAGCGCGTGCCTTGACGCGAAGTGGAGAGCCCACCTGGCGCGCTCGAGGGAGGGTTTGGCCGAGCAGCGCGGAGAAGGGGACGGAGCTCGGAGCGCGGCGCAGGAAGTGTACGAAAAGTCTACGATTTTCGCGGTGAGGCAACTGATGCGCGACCTGGAGCAGCTCGCAAGGAGCGTAGTCACCGAGGGCGCGGTCGGTCCGGCCGGCTTGGTCGCCAAGGTGGTCGAGCAGTGGGCGTGGCGGCCGAGCCCCGCGGCGGAGGCGTCCGGCGGGCGCGTTGGTTCAAAGGACGAAAAAGTGATTTTGGCGTGGAAGAAGTGCGTGGAAGAGATCGAAGCGATGTTCCAGCGGGGGCCGGCGCGGGAGGAGCGCCCGGCGGGAGACTCGCCGCCGTCCGGCTCGGGCGGGGCGGGGTCGACGGAAGAGGCGTCGACGAGCTCGGCGGCGGAGGAGCCGGCTCGTGTGGACCCTCTCTGCCACAGCCTGCGAGCGACGATCGAgaacgtcggccgtctgctggacTACGCGAGGTGGAGGCACTTGGAAATCCCAAGAGAAATGTACGAGGACAAAGAGGACCACGTACGAGTCACACACATAGATACGCTGAGTGGACGTCCGCCCTCTCGGTACACAGTTGTACAGCTACCCGGCGACGCGAGCGGCTCGCCTTCGAACGGAAGTGGGATGAGAAGCGCGCAAGGCGCGAAAACGACGCTCTACCGCTTTCTTGAAACGGTCGAGTCTGCCACGGACGGCCTGTTTTTCGTCTCAGAGCAATCTGAATCGTACCTGTCAAAATACCTCAGGTCTTTCCGACGGCTGGAGGTGGAATCGCTGCTGAGCGGGAAGGACTGCATTCTCTTCGCGTCGGACCGCGCGCACGAAGAGCGGCACCCCTCGGACGGGCCGTCCGCCGAAGTCGAGGCGGTGGAGAGCAGCGCTCTAGAACTCGACGAGCGCGCCCAGGCGCCGCAGCCGAGCGGGCTCTATTTCACGCATACGTGCTCCTATCGCCCGCGGAAGCTCAGCTTTTCACTGCTGTCGGTGTTCGAGCGCTGCGCGTTTCAATTTTTGCTAAAGTACGTGCTGCACGTGCAGCCGGGCAGAACAGAGACGGCCGTGTTCTCCGTGACGGGATCGGTGATTCACAAGCTCGTCGCTGACGCGGAGGGCCAGGCGCCCGCGAGCGACGCGCAGGTGCTGGACGAGGCCTCCCTGGAGGCGGACGCCCAGAAAAAGGTCAAGGACGCGGTCGTGAAAAAATTGGCCAAGGCCGACTCTCTGACCGTCGGCCAAGCGCTAGAGAAGGTGAAGGAGCCCGTAATCGGGTCCGAGATTCGAGCCATGACTCGGACGCTGAAGCGCGTGACGATCGAGAGTCAGAGCAACAAGAAGAAGTCACCAAGCTCCGTCAGCTATTCCGAGAGGAAATTTCAAGTCAAGGTTTTGGACAACGTGTTGCTCATAGGATGCTGGGACCGGGTGAACGTGACGGGCGAAGACGTCGAGATAATAGAGTACAAGCGAGTTTTGAAAAACAGCAGCAAAGACGAAATATCGAAAAACATGCAGTTGATGTTGTACGCATTTGCCTGGTGGAAGATGACAGGTGTCATTCCGAAACGCATCGTTCTTCAACAGCTTCTGCACAAAGACCTAGTCTTCGCTCACTCGCCGACGCGAGAGGAGCTGGAAGCGCTGGAGCACAAGTT GTACAGCGTGTAG
- the LOC126320570 gene encoding uncharacterized protein LOC126320570 isoform X1 — translation MVHVALMNMINLQGLEKGMQDAVFTSLLATFHQLKVTRVLSAMAPATSSIFASLNSWIASRPSVDFEVYTSRVEVFGMWVVINCGVLERRELLTAYERGQQGAVGERGPTSGLWGRALEGFRPVFSALHDPLRWSIFPVFFRDFCTGEKVALSLPIKAGEISMLCSNVQFRSRNYKVDVEESPASGHSFSVRLLASVVPDRLFCARFRRPKECYEVDGPGSSSAKAVVLGSPVVSATCDLVDYVRRRAPEVKASQIRIVCHDSAQQVSTAELLESRGVPCLVECISNTPQVALVSHFLNLLRRWLAELEEVAQEVGRQVDGDSSSDACRGGGRAGSSRSGGARLLGGVSSFGALTPSVFAVLTRVYGVGHRGDLQRIFSHHYVHKVPLLKALYGVAEGLECVDAEGSGKRKRAGRAPRMSACLDAKWRAHLARSREGLAEQRGEGDGARSAAQEVYEKSTIFAVRQLMRDLEQLARSVVTEGAVGPAGLVAKVVEQWAWRPSPAAEASGGRVGSKDEKVILAWKKCVEEIEAMFQRGPAREERPAGDSPPSGSGGAGSTEEASTSSAAEEPARVDPLCHSLRATIENVGRLLDYARWRHLEIPREMYEDKEDHVRVTHIDTLSGRPPSRYTVVQLPGDASGSPSNGSGMRSAQGAKTTLYRFLETVESATDGLFFVSEQSESYLSKYLRSFRRLEVESLLSGKDCILFASDRAHEERHPSDGPSAEVEAVESSALELDERAQAPQPSGLYFTHTCSYRPRKLSFSLLSVFERCAFQFLLKYVLHVQPGRTETAVFSVTGSVIHKLVADAEGQAPASDAQVLDEASLEADAQKKVKDAVVKKLAKADSLTVGQALEKVKEPVIGSEIRAMTRTLKRVTIESQSNKKKSPSSVSYSERKFQVKVLDNVLLIGCWDRVNVTGEDVEIIEYKRVLKNSSKDEISKNMQLMLYAFAWWKMTGVIPKRIVLQQLLHKDLVFAHSPTREELEALEHKLYEIVKTMKTGRFEASPSLAKCASCAYSNVCPSAVLAEP, via the coding sequence ATGGTGCACGTCGCGCTGATGAACATGATCAATTTGCAGGGGTTGGAGAAGGGCATGCAAGATGCGGTTTTTACGAGCTTGTTGGCGACATTTCACCAGCTCAAGGTGACGAGGGTGTTGAGCGCGATGGCGCCGGCGACGAGCTCCATTTTCGCGTCGTTGAATTCGTGGATTGCGTCTCGTCCGAGCGTGGACTTTGAAGTGTACACGAGTCGGGTGGAGGTTTTTGGAATGTGGGTTGTCATCAATTGCGGTGTTTTAGAGAGGAGGGAGTTGCTCACGGCCTACGAGAGGGGACAGCAGGGTGCGGTTGGAGAGAGAGGGCCGACGAGTGGTTTGTGGGGTCGCGCATTGGAGGGTTTTCGGCCGGTGTTTTCGGCGCTTCACGATCCTTTGCGTTGGTCGATTTTCCCCGttttttttcgagatttttgcacAGGCGAAAAGGTCGCGTTGTCGCTGCCGATCAAGGCCGGAGAGATAAGCATGCTTTGCTCGAACGTGCAGTTCCGGAGTCGAAATTACAAGGTGGATGTCGAAGAGTCCCCCGCGAGTGGACACAGTTTTTCGGTGCGCTTGTTGGCGAGCGTGGTGCCGGACAGGCTTTTTTGCGCTCGGTTCAGGAGGCCGAAGGAGTGCTACGAAGTCGACGGTCCGGGCTCGTCTTCGGCGAAGGCGGTGGTGCTGGGCAGTCCGGTGGTGAGTGCGACGTGTGACTTGGTGGATTACGTCAGGAGGCGCGCGCCGGAAGTGAAGGCGTCGCAGATACGGATAGTTTGTCACGATTCGGCGCAACAGGTTTCGACTGCCGAGTTGCTTGAGTCGAGGGGTGTTCCGTGTCTGGTCGAGTGCATATCGAACACGCCGCAGGTCGCGCTGGTGTCGCACTTCCTGAATCTGCTGAGAAGGTGGCTGGCGGAGTTGGAGGAGGTTGCGCAGGAGGTCGGTCGACAAGTTGACGGCGATTCGTCGAGCGACGCGTGCCGAGGTGGGGGGCGAGCTGGGTCCTCGCGCTCGGGGGGCGCGAGGCTGCTTGGAGGGGTTTCCTCTTTTGGGGCGTTGACGCCTTCCGTTTTTGCGGTTTTGACTCGGGTCTACGGCGTCGGTCACCGAGGCGACTTGCAGCGTATTTTTTCGCACCACTACGTGCACAAGGTGCCGTTGCTGAAGGCGCTGTACGGGGTTGCGGAGGGCCTGGAGTGCGTGGACGCGGAGGGGAGCGGGAAGAGGAAGAGGGCGGGTCGAGCGCCGCGGATGAGCGCGTGCCTTGACGCGAAGTGGAGAGCCCACCTGGCGCGCTCGAGGGAGGGTTTGGCCGAGCAGCGCGGAGAAGGGGACGGAGCTCGGAGCGCGGCGCAGGAAGTGTACGAAAAGTCTACGATTTTCGCGGTGAGGCAACTGATGCGCGACCTGGAGCAGCTCGCAAGGAGCGTAGTCACCGAGGGCGCGGTCGGTCCGGCCGGCTTGGTCGCCAAGGTGGTCGAGCAGTGGGCGTGGCGGCCGAGCCCCGCGGCGGAGGCGTCCGGCGGGCGCGTTGGTTCAAAGGACGAAAAAGTGATTTTGGCGTGGAAGAAGTGCGTGGAAGAGATCGAAGCGATGTTCCAGCGGGGGCCGGCGCGGGAGGAGCGCCCGGCGGGAGACTCGCCGCCGTCCGGCTCGGGCGGGGCGGGGTCGACGGAAGAGGCGTCGACGAGCTCGGCGGCGGAGGAGCCGGCTCGTGTGGACCCTCTCTGCCACAGCCTGCGAGCGACGATCGAgaacgtcggccgtctgctggacTACGCGAGGTGGAGGCACTTGGAAATCCCAAGAGAAATGTACGAGGACAAAGAGGACCACGTACGAGTCACACACATAGATACGCTGAGTGGACGTCCGCCCTCTCGGTACACAGTTGTACAGCTACCCGGCGACGCGAGCGGCTCGCCTTCGAACGGAAGTGGGATGAGAAGCGCGCAAGGCGCGAAAACGACGCTCTACCGCTTTCTTGAAACGGTCGAGTCTGCCACGGACGGCCTGTTTTTCGTCTCAGAGCAATCTGAATCGTACCTGTCAAAATACCTCAGGTCTTTCCGACGGCTGGAGGTGGAATCGCTGCTGAGCGGGAAGGACTGCATTCTCTTCGCGTCGGACCGCGCGCACGAAGAGCGGCACCCCTCGGACGGGCCGTCCGCCGAAGTCGAGGCGGTGGAGAGCAGCGCTCTAGAACTCGACGAGCGCGCCCAGGCGCCGCAGCCGAGCGGGCTCTATTTCACGCATACGTGCTCCTATCGCCCGCGGAAGCTCAGCTTTTCACTGCTGTCGGTGTTCGAGCGCTGCGCGTTTCAATTTTTGCTAAAGTACGTGCTGCACGTGCAGCCGGGCAGAACAGAGACGGCCGTGTTCTCCGTGACGGGATCGGTGATTCACAAGCTCGTCGCTGACGCGGAGGGCCAGGCGCCCGCGAGCGACGCGCAGGTGCTGGACGAGGCCTCCCTGGAGGCGGACGCCCAGAAAAAGGTCAAGGACGCGGTCGTGAAAAAATTGGCCAAGGCCGACTCTCTGACCGTCGGCCAAGCGCTAGAGAAGGTGAAGGAGCCCGTAATCGGGTCCGAGATTCGAGCCATGACTCGGACGCTGAAGCGCGTGACGATCGAGAGTCAGAGCAACAAGAAGAAGTCACCAAGCTCCGTCAGCTATTCCGAGAGGAAATTTCAAGTCAAGGTTTTGGACAACGTGTTGCTCATAGGATGCTGGGACCGGGTGAACGTGACGGGCGAAGACGTCGAGATAATAGAGTACAAGCGAGTTTTGAAAAACAGCAGCAAAGACGAAATATCGAAAAACATGCAGTTGATGTTGTACGCATTTGCCTGGTGGAAGATGACAGGTGTCATTCCGAAACGCATCGTTCTTCAACAGCTTCTGCACAAAGACCTAGTCTTCGCTCACTCGCCGACGCGAGAGGAGCTGGAAGCGCTGGAGCACAAGTTGTACGAAATTGTCAAGACCATGAAGACCGGCAGGTTCGAGGCGTCTCCGTCGCTCGCGAAGTGCGCGTCTTGCGCCTATTCGAACGTGTGTCCCAGCGCCGTCTTGGCGGAGCCCTGA